A genomic window from Gemmatimonadota bacterium includes:
- a CDS encoding ECF-type sigma factor, with protein sequence MPPGPPPDLDELFSLAYEELRRLATSIQRSRPTETLNPTALVNEAYLKLARSRELNPESLLHFKRIAARAMRQVLVEAARRRSTRKRGADVALVTFDEAAAAGQTHAEDLLALDLAMTDLSRLNGRQSDIVECRFFAGFDVAETADILGVSKSTVEREWRAARAWLARELRSRT encoded by the coding sequence ATGCCGCCAGGCCCTCCACCCGACCTCGACGAGTTGTTCAGCCTCGCCTATGAAGAGCTCCGGCGCTTGGCTACCTCGATCCAGCGATCCCGTCCCACCGAGACGCTGAATCCGACCGCTCTGGTCAACGAGGCCTACCTGAAGCTGGCGCGCTCGCGGGAGCTCAATCCCGAGAGCCTGCTGCATTTCAAACGGATCGCGGCGCGGGCCATGCGCCAGGTGCTGGTGGAGGCAGCCCGCCGACGCTCGACGCGGAAACGGGGCGCCGATGTGGCCCTGGTCACGTTCGACGAAGCGGCTGCCGCCGGTCAGACCCATGCGGAGGACCTCCTGGCTCTGGACCTGGCCATGACGGACCTGTCCCGGCTGAACGGGCGCCAATCGGACATCGTGGAGTGCCGCTTCTTCGCTGGATTCGACGTCGCCGAGACCGCTGACATCCTGGGCGTGTCCAAGTCGACCGTCGAGCGGGAATGGCGCGCTGCCCGGGCCTGGTTGGCGCGCGAGCTGCGCTCTCGCACCTGA